The DNA window ttttatacATGCATACATTAtatgcaaatgaaaaaaaagatgaagaaaaacaacaagaaaatgaaaatggatttgagtgttatgatgatgactatctatttttctacacacacacatacacagaatATGTTGAGATGTAACATCCGATTTGGcccatcaatttcatttcatttgtatgtgtgtgtgtgtgtgttttggtAAAGGAAACAACTATAATGAGAGAAAAggatcgagaaaaaaaaattcttatctttttttctccaaacaaagaaaaaaaaacattctcattttggaacatttgtttggatattttgaatttgagaTTTCCACAttaaatgtgaatgatgattgatcgatataGATCGATAAATGTTAATGGTATTTGTGTAATTTTCAGTTTTCATCCAAAATATTGCtagtttttttcaacttttgtttcattgtacaatttctattgttgttttgtatCGGAAATTGGTATATATGATAAGCTTGAGACGTTTTACACATACGGTCACAcatgatttattcaattttcaaaaccaataatgataattatgactGTGATTGATGGacaatgtatgtgtgtgtgtgtgattacCGTAATTTCCTTATGACATAACATTAacagcaaacaaaaacaaaacaaaaaaacggatTCAAATAAAGTAAAAGATTGATTATGaaagacaatgatgatcatgatgatggaaaaattcatattaatcatcatcagtgttACGAAATATAAGCCAATTTCTTCATGTGTTCTTTCTGAATCAAATTAGTTTGATCGGCGgtagcagcaaaaaaaaaagagaatgtgattttttttttgtaaatcatcatcattatctttaaattgtgtgtctgtgtgtgtgtggtgggAAAAAGTGTTGTAgaaagaattgaataatcgaaaagtcaaacaagaaaaaaaaacaccttGTTGAATTGCTTTAATTTTCTTTACGTTTCCcggaaatgataatgatgatgatcatttttattttcacttttattatcaaattgaaaataaaaatcatattttCTCCCATGAAtgatatgtatgtgtgtgtgtgtgtatgttggatttgatttgataataaatgcCATTGGTCATcttgtgaaaagaaaaaatatttctaaTCAAATTCACACTATATTTGTGTGATTGTGATATTTAAGAATCATTCAGAATGATTCTAGGAAGCCGCATACTTTATTCTGGTATTGTATAATAGTAGCAGcagcttgtgtgtgtgtgtgtgtgaaatctTTTTATCATTTAGATTGAAATtgtccagtttttttttcttgataaatgtatccaatgaatgaatgaatgaatgaatgatgatcatcttcatatttttatcatgcgaagaacaaaattgaattgaaataaatttctattcaatgatgatgatgatgatgatagaagaaaaaagatcgacatgcatacacacactcaAACACAATGACATCCATTTTGgtttatttgtgtgtgaaatgtgaacaatgaatgaatgaatgaatttagcCTTTTTCTCGCTTCTTTTGGCTTTGATTTGTTGATCagtcagatgatgatgataataaaaataacaactaGATTTCAATTtagattttgaatgaataaaacagacaaaaaagattgtgattaaagttttttttttcttcaaacaacaatataacagactgactgactgactaaCTGATTTTATTGactgattgaatgaatgaaaaagtcAATTGTCTGacgtggatgatgatgatgaaagtgttgaaaaattgatttttttttttgaatttaattttcaatttttttttgttgaaaagatTTCTGTTCTAGTGTTCGTTTTTTATACTTaaaatttctctttttttgacTTGATATAGCATCAGAAATATTGAATCTAATCGATGAAACAATTAATCcatgtgatgatttttatcgtTTTGCTTGTGGTGGCTGGATACATCGTACTGCGATACCGGATGAAGCAGGTCATATATCGATTTTTGAACAATCAAGAGAACGGTTAGATATACAATTAAAAGGTGAGCCCGCATGTGTTTCATTATAAATCGCTAATTTtaaccatttttttaatgtagATTTAATTGAAACATCCAATAATACAACACCAgcaattgaaacaatgaaaaatatgtaTCGATCATGTATGAATCTGTCggcaattgaaaaattaggCATAACATCATTACGTAATGCATTGGATGAATTAGGTGGTTGGCCTGTAGTGGAAGGTGCCAATTGGAATGaaacatcatttgattggattAATGTAACAAAGAAAATACGACAAATTGGTTTTAAACCTGAAATGTTTGTCACATTTAAAGTGATTGCCGATGTTATGAATAATACAAGGAATATGATTTTTGTATGTATCAAAcatatcgatcaatttttgataGATGATTGtttcgattgatcgatcaatcaatcatatatcgatctgattgattgtttcgaTTATCAGACAATTTTATTCCATTGATTTatattaattgaattgatttatttattctattcTTATATGatgtgtttttctttctttttctcgcacaaattttttattcaattattgatcgatcgatcgatcattCAATGGATCTATTGATTAGGTTGATGAAGCTACACTTGGTCTACGTAGACAATTGATCACGCAAGGACCAAATCATACAACTGTACgtgtttatcatcaattgatggtCGATACAGCAATGTTATTTGGTGCAGAAAATCGTACACAAGTTGAATTAGAAATGTGGGATACAATTGCATTGGAATCACAGATTGCACATGCTACACATGACCCAATGCAAGGTGAAAAGAAACAATCATGGTATCTATATCTGAAAGCATTTGCTGATGTTGCCAATCAGGTAAAATaaacattcacattttttttttcgttgtcacTCTAAGTGTGTTAATTCTACAGTATTAACAACTTGAtagaaaatatgaaatttttcaaatttttttcttcaaattgaaaattccgATATTTAGTCTCAAGTTTCAATTCAAGTTAAAACTTGAACAAACTTGTTGACagcaacagaaaaacaaagtaaatttttttccaatattttctttgaaCCGTTATGCTCTATTTATCCAAATGggttacatcatcatcaatttagtCTTAGTGCAgttatagatgatgatgatgatcatcatcatcatggcagTAGCAGACACACTCAAGTTAATTGCcaggtattttttttttactaaaaTCACAACTATGAATAAAACAGGTAAATCTCgaagaaataaagaaaaaaaaatgccagaCATCTGTCATTGTCAACAACAGACAGAagcttttattttcaatccaGATCaaatgtatattttttttgttactgtTTCTctgtatgtttttgtttttgtcaccattttgacaatttttatccatcttgatcaattgatttagaGCGAAGTACTTGCCACAAATCAATCACGATTGGGACATGATTGGATACGTTTTGTAAATGCTGCAATCGATTTACCAaacaatgatggtggtagtgatttgaaattcactGAAAAAGAATTAGTTATGGTGGATAATATTCGTTATATGGGACAGATTGATTATctaatttcatttgtaaatAAACATGATAAAAGGTAAGTAATggtgttattttttttgatttcgcTTATTAATTAACGTGAAAACATCTTCATATTGTCGGTGTGTAGATTACTTGCTAATTATATGTTATGGCGTGTTGTATTACAAAATTTGGGTACCGGCAGTAAAGTAATGCGTGATATGAGAGATAACCTGAATAAACATCTTTACGGTATAACGGAAAAAATGGCACGTTGGAAGTTATGTCTTTCACAATTGACTGGTAGTCTAGCGAATGGCTCTTTCGTCACATTATATTAAAcatcattttaatgaaaCATCACGTGACAAAGCAAAAGAAATGGTTCGTTTTATACAGCAAGAATTTGAAGATATTCTTCATCATactgaatggatggatggtgAAACCAAAAAGAATGCATATAAAAAATCACATGCAATGAAAGCCATTGTAGGATATCCGGCTGAATTGGCTAATGATACATTGGTTGAGCAACATTATAAAGATGTaagttttttctgtttttttttcgtgttttcttttctttctcgtgtttgtttgtctcgTGTCTAATGACGTGTGATGGTAAATGACCCCATATGTGTGAGAAATCTGATGCCcataaatttaatttgatcgTTTCCAGAACcggaaaaataaacaaagtaaaacaaatgatcctgaatgaatgtggtttatttatttttttgtgaatttcCTGTATTTTTATATCCGGttcttattttttcattcatttatcatcattcactgAATACCATtcacgaatgatgatgtgaaatttttttgttccattgaaaaaaatcgttaAATTTGTTCCTCTTTATTGTTTCAAGATtcaagtaataataattgttcttttccattttattttttccgaccatcaccaccacacCATTAACGActaaaataatgaatcagCTGCAATTAACACCGGATAATTTTGAGCTAAACATCCGTCGTGTACGTATTTGGGCACATCgtaatgaatttaaaaaattacgaCAACGTAATGATCCACACAAGTAAGTGTAAAATTGACCATATTGGTTTTGACACTCACAAGCACACActtatagattttttttttgcttttcgaGTTTTTTCCGTTATAATTGATCATGTCTAACTGAGTTGTTGCGGTTGTCGGTGTAAAGAATTGTTCCAGGAACACGAAAATAATttgtaaaaattgaattaattcaCAAACATCTTCATGTTTGTACTAGATTTTTTGCacaaatagcaaaaaaaaaaacgaaacaacgATGTTTCATGTTTAGAATTTTCATCTAAATCATAGAAAgctaaaacaacaacattttttcttgtttttttgttctgttctTAATTTACGATTCTTGTCCACATTCTTTGCtctgagttttttttctgtttgttttgtattcTTACCACAACAAATGACTAATTGAttagctattttttttgtttttcattatttgcaATTGcttttattgattcattctaTCATTAATTCtcatttattattccatcgtcattattatttagctggaaatatttttccaatgcAGCCAATGTAAATGCATTTTATTGGTCACAAGCGAATTCTATTGTAATACCTGCCGGCATATTAAGAGATATATTCTATGATCATGATCGTCCACAATATCTGAATTTCGGAACAATCGGCTATGTTATTGGCCACGAGATTACACATGGATTCGATAATATTGGTGcacaatttgatgaaattggtAATGCACGTAATTGGTGgaagaatgaaacaaaaaaacattataatgaaaaGGCACAATGTATGGTGAAACAATATCGTGAATATTCGTTGCCAAGAAAATTGCAAATAAATGGTGATCTtacattgaaagaaaatattgCCGATAATGGTGCCATTAAAGAAGCATATCAAGcatatgaaaaatatgtTTCGAAATTTGgtgaagaattattattacccgGTCTTCGTTATACATCACGGCAATTATTCTGGATTGCTGCTGCTATggtaaatgataatattctaaatatttcatttaaactcattcaattttatttcaatagAATTGGTGTAGTAAATCTTCACCGGAAATGTTCAAAACACGTCTAGATACCGATAGTCATAGTCCATCGGAAGCCAGGTttgtcaattattattttatcgcAAAATTTCTTAAAATttccgaatttttttcaaacctTCATTAGGGTAAATGTTGCATTTAGCAATTATCAACCATTTGCAGATACATTCGGATGCCGTATTGGTACGAAATCAAATGCAAATCATAAATGTTTGGTTTGGTAAAGATGATAAACGATCAATTAACAACAGCcaattttaaaaacaatcaaCCATTGCTTGTGTTTGAAGACGACCATTTATCGTTTCTTCGacaaaacaatgaacaacaatgacgACGAAAAATTagagatttttttcgcttACAATTGTGATAAAACTATTATttaatcaaatattgattatttggacacaccacacacacacacacaatgacaCCTTTAGCtccaaaatttcatcaatattattatcaacaacgacTACTCAGCTCTCATTATCAGTGTTattttagtttagtttaggaattttttttcaattttttttccaatcaccAAACTGTATATGGGgttcaaattttcttttgttccaaatttttttttaaatatctgttctatttaaattcattccaccatgcaacacacacacacccaaaAAGGTTCAAATGTGTATcgatttctttctttgttcacattttttttccaatttttatttttactaaaacacaaaattcaattattttaatAACACAGCCctttattcatcatccaaaaatgaaaatacaaCACAGACAGAAGATTTTTtgaatactttttttttagttcattttattttcaaatttttaatttccaacacacacaatgacCAGTAATTTTATATTGTTCTCAAGAAGAAatctttttgttcaaaaaaaaaaatccgatttcaatttatcgacgatgacgatgcaAAATGTACGGATTTCATATAGACTGAGATTAAgtgagaagaaaaattcaaattaaacaaccaaaagaaaaaaaagaattcattcttttcatgatttgattgattttaatttacGATTCTTGTTtcccttgttgttgttgttgttgttgtttacacactcacacacccacttgtttgtttttttttgagaaaaatcTATATATAAGTACATGTTCCGTTTATTTATTTGGGAAATCATTAATCGTTTCGCTACATTCactatatatttattattgttatacaccacccacacacaaacattgacaaattctggtttctgaaaaaaaaccttgttgttgttgatgatgatcctttgtgaattgaattttgtttttgttttgaattcgatttttttgacaattgatcgaaaaaaaaaacagatgaaAAGTTGTCAATTTGGGAATTGAACGAGagaattttattgatcatcatcaaatcatatgataagactgaaaaaaacaaaaacaaacgaactaTCACACTAAATTTtgttaaataaatttttgttttattttattttccattgaaaaattatcatttttcgaATTCATTTAAGACATTTAACAAATTCATTGGGCAAAAAATATGATATTCAAATGGTTGATCGGACAACAACCACCTCGAGCTATATGAAGGTTCActtcttttttccatttctaaTATATCGGTTTCATGGGGAATTCGAATCGGAATTTAATTGGCCTAGATGATTAAATTGATGTACATGAGTCTCATTACTCCCTCTCTTTGGTGGtctctccttttttttggtttcttcAACAAATTCTCGGGagtgaatcaaatgaaacaataatgaatgttcaccatgtgtttgtgttaaTCAACATCGGCACCAAAAAATGCTTCGATTAATCGTGGCCAATAGAAACTCATAACATAGATTTTTGATCCAATCTGTATGGAATAGGAAATggttttggaattttttctaaGACCACGTCgttccgatgatgatgaccgttttgatttatcattCTTTATTgacgattgttgttgtttatataaTGAAAGTAATTTACGAAATTCGTTATTAATTTTGGTTG is part of the Dermatophagoides farinae isolate YC_2012a chromosome 9, ASM2471394v1, whole genome shotgun sequence genome and encodes:
- the LOC124498051 gene encoding LOW QUALITY PROTEIN: neprilysin-2 (The sequence of the model RefSeq protein was modified relative to this genomic sequence to represent the inferred CDS: deleted 1 base in 1 codon), with translation MTTESSTTYSIVVPSSSSSMTTLTTTSTSSSTTTPSTNISINSNGSNNNVIHSKSLSINRHFNQSSPSPSNNESTIMNKSGNNNNQGAWITSISASMANQYNNQQQPSNNHNHKNNNNQQQQQQQLANHLRSHLSSTTATTNSGPPPSSTLSQAGPCPEKDNNHGYLSNSLAFSELMAQTLTSSFWNFRSRFERLLLLIVFIVCILCIVLLVLMVLLLINQPYFRGGNSLPNHNIPARFDIHGINSNDMITTGWNQLSSSLPSSYPNPQIIPGYHYYYAANNGLNNPLSYSNLSAATTTEQQHLNNQFPTKFYQNFIPTPMGPIFSALQHVRSQQQQQQQQQSNHYQTATQTTNHHQSFQDPKSVCLRPGCVKAASEILNLIDETINPCDDFYRFACGGWIHRTAIPDEAGHISIFEQSRERLDIQLKDLIETSNNTTPAIETMKNMYRSCMNLSAIEKLGITSLRNALDELGGWPVVEGANWNETSFDWINVTKKIRQIGFKPEMFVTFKVIADVMNNTRNMIFVDEATLGLRRQLITQGPNHTTVRVYHQLMVDTAMLFGAENRTQVELEMWDTIALESQIAHATHDPMQGEKKQSWYLYLKAFADVANQSEVLATNQSRLGHDWIRFVNAAIDLPNNDGGSDLKFTEKELVMVDNIRYMGQIDYLISFVNKHDKRLLANYMLWRVVLQNLGTGSKVMRDMRDNLNKHLYGITEKMARWKLCLSQLTGSLAMALSSHYIKHHFNETSRDKAKEMVRFIQQEFEDILHHTEWMDGETKKNAYKKSHAMKAIVGYPAELANDTLVEQHYKDLQLTPDNFELNIRRVRIWAHRNEFKKLRQRNDPHNWKYFSNAANVNAFYWSQANSIVIPAGILRDIFYDHDRPQYLNFGTIGYVIGHEITHGFDNIGAQFDEIGNARNWWKNETKKHYNEKAQCMVKQYREYSLPRKLQINGDLTLKENIADNGAIKEAYQAYEKYVSKFGEELLLPGLRYTSRQLFWIAAAMNWCSKSSPEMFKTRLDTDSHSPSEARVNVAFSNYQPFADTFGCRIGTKSNANHKCLVW